GACCAAGGCGGTGGAGCGTATTCATGAATTAGAAAACGAACTCGGCTGCTTTTTCGATCGCAACCCCGACGGCACCATTCACCAAAAAGCCTTTGCAGGCCAGACCTTTGACCGCACCGTGCATAAGGGCGACCTGACCGGCATTGAAATTATTAATCGTCTTGCCGAACAGGTCTGGGCACGGGGCATTCATCGACTCGAAGAGCATCGCGCCATTGATCTGATCAAGAGCCCCGACGGCCAACAGCTCTCTGGCGTATTGATGATTGACATGCGCACGGGTGGCTACACCTTTGTTCAGGCCAAGGCCGTATTACTGGCCACCGGTGGTGGCCCCACCATGTACAAATATCACACCCCATCGGGTGATAAGAGCTGTGATGGTCTTGCCATGGCCCTTCGCGCTGGTTTGTCGCTGCGTGATATGGAGATGGTGCAGTTCCATCCAACGGGTCTTCTCGCAGGATCTGGCACCCGCATGACCGGCACGGTGATTGAAGAGGGTCTGCGTGGTGCCGGTGGCTATCTGCTCAACGGTGCCAAAGAGCGGTTCATGCACAACTACGACTCGCGTGGTGAGCGGGCAACGCGCGATATTGTGTCGCGATCCATCTATTCCGAAATGCGCGCAGGACGGGGGACGCCTAATGGTGGGGTTTATATCCAGATGTCCCACCTTGGGCCCGAAAAGGTGCGCAAATCTTTCAAAGGCATGGTCGAGCGCTGTGCCGACTGTGGCTTCGATCTGGCCGGCGGCTTGGTCGAAGTCGTGCCCACGGCCCACTACATGATGGGCGGCCTGGTCTTCCAGCCTGACTGCAGCACTGCCCTGCCTGGCTTATTCGCCGCAGGCGAAGACACGGGCGGCGTCCATGGCGCCAATCGCCTGGGTGGTAACGGTGTGGCGAACTCCACCGTCTTCGGCGGCATTGCCGGCGACACGATGGGTGACTATGTCCGCAAAGAAGCACGCGCCGCCGATCCCGACCGCGATGCCATTTCGGCCAGCATCGCTGCCCACGAGCAGCCCTTTCACAACACTGGCCGGGGGCTGGAGCAGGTCCGAGATTTCCTTTATGAAACGATGTGGAACAAGGTGGGCATTCTGCGACAAGCTCAGGACCTGCAGTCCGCCCAGGGCGAGTTAAACGGCTTGGCGGATCAGCTATCGGGCATTGGTGTTGGCGATCAAAACCGTGCCTATAACCTGACCTGGCATGACTGGATGAACCTGCGTAACCTGACCGAGGTCAGCAAGGCCGTCACGGTCGCAGCAATTGCACGCGAAGATTCCCGTGGGGCTCATTTCCGTGAAGACTTCCCTGAAATTCGCAATCTTGAATCGTCGGCCTTCACCACGATTCGCGAGAACAACGGAAAGATTGAGCTCTCTTGGACACCAGTGAAGTTCAGTCGCGTTAAACCGGGTGAAACAATACTCACCGATTAAAGCGTTTCGCAGCGATAAGTCGACTCAGCGAGGTCGTCATCTTGGCCCGATCACCCTAAAGGGAATTGGGCCTTTTTTTAAAGTGCGAATGCCTTCGGTAAATAGCGAACCAACAACGACAGCCCCGCTAGGCCAACAATCACCCAGACCAAACGATTTAAGTGATGGACCTGGAGCCGCTTACGAATTGCACTGCCTGAGTACGCACCGAGTAGACACAAGGGCAAACAGACTAAGACGAGCTGGAAAAGGTCTGGCTGCCACATCAGGCCGGCCACAATAAAGAGTGCGAGTCGCGCAAAAGACGTGAACCAAATCAGAAACGCCAGGGTGGCCCGGCGTTGGGCTTCAGTGGGAATACGCCGGCCTAAGTACATGGCATAGATCGGTCCGCCAGTACCAAAAAGCGCTGTAAAGGCGCCGCCAATACTGCCGTAGACGATTCGCCATGCCGGCGCGATGGCCTGGTGGTTTGGCCGCAACAACAGATTACGTGTGGACTGAAAGACTGCGAAAAGGCCAAGGGCCACTAATAAGACTGGCTCTGGTGCACTGACCAAGAGTGTGAGCCCCACCACCATACCCAGCAGAATCCAGAGCAGTAGCGCTTTCAACTCGGGCCGGTCCACATCGCGGTTATTTCGGACACCAACAAAAATACCCGCCACCAGATCCATGATCAGCATCATGGGAACGGCAATCTTTAATGGAATGACTTGGGCGATCAGCGGAATCGCCACCACTGAGGCGCCAAAACCCGTTAGGCCAAACACCACATAGCCCAGGAAGACAAAGGCGCCAGTAAGGCCGAGGGTCAGCAAGCTGACCCTCGGTAAGCGTTCACAGGCGTGAACACCAAATCACCACCAACAGCAGCGAGTTAGGCGGACTCGTGGATACGAGTCAACACGAACTCACGATGGCCCAGGGCCTCGGCAGCCGTCCAGCGGCCGTTAGCGGTCGCCAGCATGCACTCAAGCAGCTTGTCGCCCGTCTGATCCAGCGTCATTTCACGCTGCAGCAGGCCAGAGCAGTCCACGTCGATGTGCTCAGACATCAGACGCACGGTA
The nucleotide sequence above comes from beta proteobacterium MWH-UniP1. Encoded proteins:
- a CDS encoding sulfite exporter TauE/SafE family protein; this encodes MLTLGLTGAFVFLGYVVFGLTGFGASVVAIPLIAQVIPLKIAVPMMLIMDLVAGIFVGVRNNRDVDRPELKALLLWILLGMVVGLTLLVSAPEPVLLVALGLFAVFQSTRNLLLRPNHQAIAPAWRIVYGSIGGAFTALFGTGGPIYAMYLGRRIPTEAQRRATLAFLIWFTSFARLALFIVAGLMWQPDLFQLVLVCLPLCLLGAYSGSAIRKRLQVHHLNRLVWVIVGLAGLSLLVRYLPKAFAL
- a CDS encoding FAD-binding protein, with the translated sequence MSQVKTVQTDILVLGSGGAGLFAALHAHQRAPNAHITIAVKGLLGKCGCTRMVQGGYNVALAQGDSVERHFMDTIEGSKWLADQDLAWTLVTKAVERIHELENELGCFFDRNPDGTIHQKAFAGQTFDRTVHKGDLTGIEIINRLAEQVWARGIHRLEEHRAIDLIKSPDGQQLSGVLMIDMRTGGYTFVQAKAVLLATGGGPTMYKYHTPSGDKSCDGLAMALRAGLSLRDMEMVQFHPTGLLAGSGTRMTGTVIEEGLRGAGGYLLNGAKERFMHNYDSRGERATRDIVSRSIYSEMRAGRGTPNGGVYIQMSHLGPEKVRKSFKGMVERCADCGFDLAGGLVEVVPTAHYMMGGLVFQPDCSTALPGLFAAGEDTGGVHGANRLGGNGVANSTVFGGIAGDTMGDYVRKEARAADPDRDAISASIAAHEQPFHNTGRGLEQVRDFLYETMWNKVGILRQAQDLQSAQGELNGLADQLSGIGVGDQNRAYNLTWHDWMNLRNLTEVSKAVTVAAIAREDSRGAHFREDFPEIRNLESSAFTTIRENNGKIELSWTPVKFSRVKPGETILTD